The Pseudomonas aeruginosa genome includes the window CTTGTCGAAGATCAGTTCGACGGCGCTGCTGTCGCCGATGGACTGAGTGAAGACCTTGTCGATCTTGATCGCGTCTACCGGCAGGTTGGCCAGGTAGACCAGGTTCGAATGACCGGTGCCGAAATCGTCCACGTAGATCTTCAGGCCGAGTTCGCGCAGGCGGTTCATCCCGGCCAGCAGGCAGCCCTGGGCCTCGGTGGTGCGCTCGGTCAGTTCCAGCGCGACCTGTTCCGGGCGCACGCTTTCCCTGGCCATCTGGCGCATGGCGAAATCGATGAAACCGGGGTCGGCGATGTCCTTGCCGGTGACGTTGACGCTGACGTAGAAGCTCCGCTGCTCCCTCAGCAACGGCCCGAGCTGCTTCAGGGCGCGGCGGAAGACGAAACGGGTCAGCAGTTCGATGTCGCCGCTCTCCTCCAGGGCGCCGATGAAGACATCCGGGGAAACCCGCCCCAGGCTGCTATCGGTCCAGCGCGCCAGGGCCTCGACCCCGGCGCAGCGGCCGCTGGCCAGGCGCACGATGGGCTGGTAGTGCACCTCCAGGGCCTCGCGCTTCAACGCGCGCAGCAGCCTGGCCGGCAGTTTTTCGTCGTTGAGGAAGCCGAACAGGTAGCTGAGCAGCAGCATGACGCCGAACAACAGCCCGCCGCCGATCGCCGCGGCCATGGCCGCGCGTCCGGGCTCGGTGCCAAGCAGGCCGCGTTCGCGGAGAAGGGAGACCACGCAGATGTCCTGCGTCGGGTCGCACAGGCTTATCTGCCGGGCACCGATGAAGCGCGGCCAGCCGGGCCGGTCGAGCGCCTCGAGGGGCTGGTCGTCGTCCCAGGCGAAACGGTGGTAGATGTAGTCGCCGCCACTGCTGACGGCCGCCGCCGAGATGCCCGGGTCCGGGTGGTCGACATCGAAATAGGCGTGCGGGGCAATGAATACGACGGCGTTGCCGCGACTGACCAGTCCGGTGGGCAACGCCTGCAACGGCAGGGGCATGCCCTCCGTCCAGAAGCGGGTGCCGGCGGCATCTACCCGGTCGGGCGCGGACAATCCCCAGGGCGCGCGCAGCCGGCCCCGGACGCCCGTGCACATGACCCGGTCGCCGCTGATCCTGCCAACGTCGCTCATGAAGCGCGACTCGAGCACGATGGAACGCAGCATTTCCAGGTCCTGGTCGCTGCAGGCCGGCGCGCTGCCGGCGTTCATCTCGCGGAGCATCTGGTCCGCCGCGGAGGAAATCTCCAGTGCCCGCTCCAGCGCCCTCTCGGTGTACGAGCGCAGGTGCGCGCCGTCGTGCTGGCGATCCAGTTCGTTGATGACGAAGATCCCACAGACACCGCCCACCAGGGTGGTGGTGAGCAGTATCGGCAGGATGCGTCGCCAGTTGATCCGGCCTTCTGCAGCCGTTCCACGCTCGGACATACCTTCTTCCGCCTAATGAATCCATGGAAAGCACGCCAGATTGCCGAACAGCTTCACGGGCCCTGCCGGGCCGTGCGCAGAACCTTTTCAGATTTGTCCCGATCGTGACAACGCTACCTTCGCCAGCGCCGTCCAGTCCGATTCCCCGTCGCCATGGGCGATGGCTTCGAGCAACACGTCGTGCAACAGGCTGGCCAGCGGCAGCGGCACGTTGTGGCGCTTGCCGGCGGACAGCGCCAGGTCGACATCCTTCAACCCGAGGACCAGGCGGAACCTGGCCGGGGTGAAACGCTGCTCGACGATCTGCGGGCCGTAGTTGCGATAGACAGGCGCATCGAAAAGCGTCGAGGACATGAGCTCCATGAACCGGCCGGGCTCGACGCCCAGGCGCTTCACCAGAGCGACGCTTTCGCCCATGCTTTCGATGGCGCTGGCGATCATGAAGTTACCAGAGATCTTCACCGCCATTGCCCCGCGCGGGTCTTTTCCGAAAAACCATGTCTTCTGTCCCATAATTTCCAGCAGCGCCTTGACTTGCTCGATGGCCTCCTCCGGACCGCCGACGACGATGTTCAGCTTGCCGGCCTCCGCCACGTCGGTGCGGCCGAACACCGGCGCGGCGACGAACGCGAGGCCCTGGCGCTGGTGCGCCTGGTCGAGCGCCTCGACGCAATCGAGCGACAGGGTCGACATGCTCAGGTGGATGAGACCCGGCCTCGCCCGTTCGAGCGCGCCGCTGTCGAGCAGCACGCCGCGAATCGCCTGGTCGTCCGCCAGCATGCTGATGACCACGTCGAGGCCGAACAGCTCGCCGACCTCCTCCGCCCTGGCAGCGCCCAGCGCCACCAGGGGCTCGCAGGCCGCCGCGGAACGGTTCCACACCGTCACTTCGAGCCCCGCCTGCACCAGGCGGGTGGCCATGGCGGCGCCCATGCCGCCCAGGCCCAGAAATCCGACTTTCATCCGTTTCACTCCTCGTGGGGTCTTGTAGGTTCCGGATCTACCGGAGACAGGCTGGCCGCTGGCAGTTCCTCGAGGAGGAACACCTGGCGGTCCGCCAGGAGATCGGCGACGGCATCGGCCATCGCCCTGTAGTGCGGCATCCGTCGGTGCCGCTCGATGGCGTCGCGGTCGGCCCAGCGCTCGACGAAGACGAAGCGCCCGGCCTCGTCGAGGCTCCGGTGCAGGACATAGGACAGGCAGCCGTCCTCGGCCCGCGACGGCTGCACGCAGGCCAGCAGCAGCCGCTCGACCTCCGCCGCCCTGCCCTCGCGCGCCTGCAACAGCGCTACCACACGGACCGCCTG containing:
- a CDS encoding NAD(P)-dependent oxidoreductase, which translates into the protein MKVGFLGLGGMGAAMATRLVQAGLEVTVWNRSAAACEPLVALGAARAEEVGELFGLDVVISMLADDQAIRGVLLDSGALERARPGLIHLSMSTLSLDCVEALDQAHQRQGLAFVAAPVFGRTDVAEAGKLNIVVGGPEEAIEQVKALLEIMGQKTWFFGKDPRGAMAVKISGNFMIASAIESMGESVALVKRLGVEPGRFMELMSSTLFDAPVYRNYGPQIVEQRFTPARFRLVLGLKDVDLALSAGKRHNVPLPLASLLHDVLLEAIAHGDGESDWTALAKVALSRSGQI
- a CDS encoding putative quinol monooxygenase; translation: MNQAVRVVALLQAREGRAAEVERLLLACVQPSRAEDGCLSYVLHRSLDEAGRFVFVERWADRDAIERHRRMPHYRAMADAVADLLADRQVFLLEELPAASLSPVDPEPTRPHEE
- a CDS encoding EAL domain-containing protein codes for the protein MSERGTAAEGRINWRRILPILLTTTLVGGVCGIFVINELDRQHDGAHLRSYTERALERALEISSAADQMLREMNAGSAPACSDQDLEMLRSIVLESRFMSDVGRISGDRVMCTGVRGRLRAPWGLSAPDRVDAAGTRFWTEGMPLPLQALPTGLVSRGNAVVFIAPHAYFDVDHPDPGISAAAVSSGGDYIYHRFAWDDDQPLEALDRPGWPRFIGARQISLCDPTQDICVVSLLRERGLLGTEPGRAAMAAAIGGGLLFGVMLLLSYLFGFLNDEKLPARLLRALKREALEVHYQPIVRLASGRCAGVEALARWTDSSLGRVSPDVFIGALEESGDIELLTRFVFRRALKQLGPLLREQRSFYVSVNVTGKDIADPGFIDFAMRQMARESVRPEQVALELTERTTEAQGCLLAGMNRLRELGLKIYVDDFGTGHSNLVYLANLPVDAIKIDKVFTQSIGDSSAVELIFDKLCSMAEHLEIGVVVEGIETQAQADHVLRRSPEALGQGWHFGKALPLEAFLDYYRNQPADR